Below is a window of Cytobacillus firmus DNA.
AAAAAGAGACGCTTGTAGAAGCGGCGAAATTTGTAGATCAAAATACGAATGCGGATATCATCGACATTAACATGGGCTGCCCTGTCCCTAAAATCACCAAATGTGATGCGGGTGCCAAGTGGCTGCTTGACCCGGATAAAATTTATGAAATGGTTTCTGCTGTAACAGCCGCTGTTGAAAAGCCGGTTACCGTAAAAATGCGGATGGGCTGGGATGAAGATCACATCTACGCTGTTAAAAACGCTCAGGCGGTTGAGCGCGCTGGGGGCAAAGCTGTAGCCCTTCACGGCCGGACGCGCGTCCAGATGTATGAAGGTCAAGCGAACTGGGATATTATCCGCGAAGTAAAGCAGAACATTAACATTCCGCTAATCGGAAATGGTGATGTGGAAACACCTCAGGATGCCAAGCGCATGCTGGATGAAACAGGCTGTGACGGTGTCATGATCGGACGGGCTGCACTGGGGAACCCATGGATGATTTACCGTACAGTCAAATACCTTGAGACGGGTGAATTAATGGGCGAGCCTTCTGTACGAGAGAAGATGGATGTGTGCATCCTCCATTTGGACCGCCTGATTTCATTAAAGGGTGAACATATCGCTGTACTCGAAATGCGAAAGCATGCTGCATGGTACCTGAAAGGAATCCGCGGCAATGCGAAGGTCCGCAATGGAATCAATGAATCCAATACAAGAGAAGAATTGGTGGGCGTTCTTAACGCTCTTGTCATTGATGCAGAAGAAAAAGAAAGAAGCCAGATACAGGCTGTATAACTGCGTAAAGTTTGACAGGCTGACATTCTTTGCCTATAATACTTTTGATAAATGGAAACTGCCAGTGCATGAACTGGCAGTTTTTATTCTATTTAACTATTTAGGATGTCTGATTTGCCAGCATTGTGTAAAATAATAGAGATATACATTTTTGAAGGACCGCAGAATTGTGCGTACATAAAAAGATTTACAAAATGGAGATGATTTCAGTGAGCCAGAGTCATGAAGAATTAAATGACCAGTTGAAAGTAAGACGCGAGAAAATGAGCAGCTTGCGCGAACAGGGAATGGATCCTTTCGGGAAACGTTTCGACCGTTCACACCAAAGCAATGAATTAATTGAGCATTACGGTGAGCTTGAGAAGGAAGAAATTGAGGAAAAGGATATTTCTGTTACACTGGCAGGCCGCATTATGACAAAGCGCGGAAAAGGGAAAGCCGGATTCGCCCATGTACAGGATCTATCAGGGCAAATTCAAATCTATGTCCGCAAAGATGCTGTTGGAGAAGAAAGCTACTCCATCTTCGAAACTGCTGACCTGGGAGATATTGTCGGGATCAGCGGCAAGCTCTTTAAAACAAAAGTAGGCGAACTGTCTGTTAAAGCGGAAGAATTTGTCCTTCTGACTAAATCCCTGCGTCCGCTGCCGGATAAGTTCCACGGGCTGAAGGACGTTGAGCAGCGCTACCGTCAGCGTTACCTGGATCTCATTATGAGTGAGGAAAGCAAAAAGACTTTCGTCACGAGAAGCCGCATTATCCAATCCATGCGCCGCTACCTTGACAGCCATGGCTACCTTGAAGTTGAAACACCTATGATGCATTCCATTGCAGGGGGAGCATCTGCACGTCCATTTATCACTCATCATAATGCGCTGGATATGGAACTCTATATGCGTATCGCGATCGAGCTTCATCTGAAGCGTCTGATTGTGGGCGGCCTTGAAAAGGTATATGAAATTGGCCGGGTATTCCGTAATGAAGGTGTTTCTACACGGCACAATCCTGAATTCACTATGATTGAATTATACGAAGCATATGCTGACTACAGAGATATCATGAGCCTGACTGAAAACCTTATTGCCCATATCGCTCAAGAGGTGCTTGGAACAACTACTGTGCAATACGGCGAGTACGAAGTGGATTTAAAGCCTGAATGGAAAAGGCTTCATATGGTAGATGCCATTAAGGAATACACTGGGGTA
It encodes the following:
- the dusB gene encoding tRNA dihydrouridine synthase DusB gives rise to the protein MFKIGDIELKNRVVLAPMAGVCNSAFRLTVKEFGAGLVCAEMVSDKGIVLQNEKTMNMLYIDEREKPLSLQIFGGKKETLVEAAKFVDQNTNADIIDINMGCPVPKITKCDAGAKWLLDPDKIYEMVSAVTAAVEKPVTVKMRMGWDEDHIYAVKNAQAVERAGGKAVALHGRTRVQMYEGQANWDIIREVKQNINIPLIGNGDVETPQDAKRMLDETGCDGVMIGRAALGNPWMIYRTVKYLETGELMGEPSVREKMDVCILHLDRLISLKGEHIAVLEMRKHAAWYLKGIRGNAKVRNGINESNTREELVGVLNALVIDAEEKERSQIQAV
- the lysS gene encoding lysine--tRNA ligase, which encodes MISVSQSHEELNDQLKVRREKMSSLREQGMDPFGKRFDRSHQSNELIEHYGELEKEEIEEKDISVTLAGRIMTKRGKGKAGFAHVQDLSGQIQIYVRKDAVGEESYSIFETADLGDIVGISGKLFKTKVGELSVKAEEFVLLTKSLRPLPDKFHGLKDVEQRYRQRYLDLIMSEESKKTFVTRSRIIQSMRRYLDSHGYLEVETPMMHSIAGGASARPFITHHNALDMELYMRIAIELHLKRLIVGGLEKVYEIGRVFRNEGVSTRHNPEFTMIELYEAYADYRDIMSLTENLIAHIAQEVLGTTTVQYGEYEVDLKPEWKRLHMVDAIKEYTGVDFWKETSKEEAQQLAKEHGVEIKDNMEYGHIVNEFFEQKVEEKLIQPTFIFGHPVEISPLAKKNDEDPRFTDRFELFIVAREHANAFTELNDPIDQRERFEAQLKEREEGNDEAHMMDDDFIEALEYGMPPTGGLGIGIDRVVMLLTNSPSIRDVLLFPLMRHR